The genomic DNA CTTCGCTAGTCTGAAATGTCGAGTGTGGCGTCACGGGCGGGAAGCCGTGGTGCGTGAGGAGACTATTCGTGCGTTTCGTATGGGCCGTCGTGGCCTTCGTGCTGGCTGCCGTGCTGATCGGTGCGGGGATCGCCCAACGCACCGTCTTCGTCGGTCCTTCGTCCCAGGAGGCCCGCGTCGACATCGAGGAGCCCGCTCCGTACGTGCTGATGGACGGCGATGTGCTCCGGATGAACCCGGGCGCGCAGAAGGTGCTGATCCGCGGCGAGGGCGAGATCTTCGCGAGCTACGGCCGTACGGCCGACATGGAGGCGTGGCTCTCTGACGCGGAGTACAACCACGTCTCGGTCGGCGACGACGACGAGCTCCTCGTCGAGCACGTCGCGGCCCCGGACCCGGAGGAGTCGGACGAGACCCCCGCGCCGGACGACTCCGAGACCCCCGCGCCGGAGGACGAGGAGTCCGCCGAGCCCGCCGGCCGCAATCCGGCCGGGTCGGACCTGTGGCTCGACTCCTTCAGCGAGAAGAACTTCCTCTCCACCGACACCATGCAGCTCCCCGAGGGGACGAGCGTGCTGATCGCCTACGACGGCACCGAGGACGCGCCGGACGACATCGTCGTCTCCTGGCCGCTGGACACGCGGACCCCGCTCGCCGGTCCGCTCATGGTCGCGGGCGGAGTCGTGCTGCTGGTGGGGCTCGTGCTCTACGTGCTCGCGATCCGCCACCAGCGCCGTGGCCGCGGCCCGCGCCGGAAGGGGCCGGGGCCGCTGCCCACGACCCAGCCGATCGACGTGGCGGCGCTCCCGCCGTCCGAGCGGGAGGCGCTGGAGGCCGCGGACGGCACGGAGCCGAAGACTCCGGCGCGGAAGGACGACGCGGAGGACGCGGAGGTCGTCGACGAGAAGCCCACGGAGGGGAAGAACGCCATGCAGAGTGTGCGCCCGCGCCGTCGTCGGCGTCTGCTCGTCGTGCCCGCGCTCGGTCTGACCGCGGTGCTGGCCGCCGGCTGCAGCGCCGAGTCCTGGCCGGAGTTCGGGGATGCCTCTGCGTCGCCGTCGCCGAGCCCCACCGTCATCGCGCCCGACAACCAGAAACCCCCGGCGGTCACCGAGACGCAGGCCGACCGCATCCTCGGGGAGATCTCCGAGACGCTGGTGAAGGCCGACGAGGAGAAGGACCTCGATCTCGCGGCGACCCGCCTGGACGGGACCGCTTTGGCGACCCGCACCACCGACTACGCCCTGCGGGAGAAGCTGCCCGACCGCCCCGCACCGGCGGCGATCCCGACCGACGACGTCGAGGTCGTGCTTCCGGAGGCGACCGACCGCTGGCCGCGCACCGTCCTCATGCTCTCGAAGAGCACCGGCGACGACACCGTGCCGCCCGTGGTCCTCACCATGACGCAGGCGGACCCCTGGTCCAACTACAAGGTGACGAACATGGCCGAGATGTCCGCCGACGCGGCCTTCCCCGAGGTGGCGGCGAGCTGGCTCGGCACCTCCCTCGTCCCCGCGGACTCCGCGTTCCTGTCGGTGCCCCCGGACGAGGTCGCCGCCGCCTTCGCGGACGTCGTCGACAACGGGGAGAAGAGCGAGTCGTACGGGCAGTTCGACGAGCTGGCACTCAACCTCGCGAAGTCGATCACCGACAGCCGCCAGAGCCTGGTGCAGGGGCTGGCCGACGCCGGTGCCGCGGAGACCTCGACGGCGGCCTTCGACATGACGCCGACGGAGGAGGACCCGGTCTCCCTGACGACCCTGGACAGCGGTGCCATCGTCGCCGTCTCCGTGCTGGACGTCGAGACGATCACTCCCACCTCGTCCGATGTGGTGATCCGCTTCGGCGACAACGAGGAGGCCAAGGCCCTCACCGGTGCCAACGAGTCCGCCAAGGGCGCCGAGACGACCTATGCATTCCAGCTGTTCTTCGCCGTCCCCTCGCAGGGATCGAGCGACCCGATC from Microbacterium paraoxydans includes the following:
- a CDS encoding glycosyl transferase — encoded protein: MRFVWAVVAFVLAAVLIGAGIAQRTVFVGPSSQEARVDIEEPAPYVLMDGDVLRMNPGAQKVLIRGEGEIFASYGRTADMEAWLSDAEYNHVSVGDDDELLVEHVAAPDPEESDETPAPDDSETPAPEDEESAEPAGRNPAGSDLWLDSFSEKNFLSTDTMQLPEGTSVLIAYDGTEDAPDDIVVSWPLDTRTPLAGPLMVAGGVVLLVGLVLYVLAIRHQRRGRGPRRKGPGPLPTTQPIDVAALPPSEREALEAADGTEPKTPARKDDAEDAEVVDEKPTEGKNAMQSVRPRRRRRLLVVPALGLTAVLAAGCSAESWPEFGDASASPSPSPTVIAPDNQKPPAVTETQADRILGEISETLVKADEEKDLDLAATRLDGTALATRTTDYALREKLPDRPAPAAIPTDDVEVVLPEATDRWPRTVLMLSKSTGDDTVPPVVLTMTQADPWSNYKVTNMAEMSADAAFPEVAASWLGTSLVPADSAFLSVPPDEVAAAFADVVDNGEKSESYGQFDELALNLAKSITDSRQSLVQGLADAGAAETSTAAFDMTPTEEDPVSLTTLDSGAIVAVSVLDVETITPTSSDVVIRFGDNEEAKALTGANESAKGAETTYAFQLFFAVPSQGSSDPIRLLASRQDLVSVKVIK